Sequence from the Cucumis sativus cultivar 9930 chromosome 1, Cucumber_9930_V3, whole genome shotgun sequence genome:
GTTTTAGGTAAACAATTCCACAATGGACTTAGCGTTTTTGTGATGTCAGGACGAATCTTAAATTAATGGCCAAAAGTTCTTATTCAATCCGAACTACAAGCGagtattaaagaaaagaaatgaaagcaaGGGCGAGAGAAGAAACGGAGGTGATGGAGCATAAATTAAAACGATTTTGGTCCATACACTAATcacaaattacattttaaatattttttgttttcttgttagGTTTATctcttgcttttctttttctcttttccttccttcAATTCAAaggatttttttcaaaatatttataaatataaaaaaatagtacttTTAATTAGCCATCGATGGTGATAGGCTTATCTATGTGACGATGGACCTAGATTGCAGTCTATcttgatttattattaatataattgtgatattttgatatatttagaaattttttcatttaaaatatttttcttgttatattttgagtGTGtataaatagattaaaattaaagggtAAAAAAGGGACAAAAGGACAAAAAGAAgggtaaaaaataaaaagaaacgttaggaaaaaggggaaaagaaaacatgactaaataataatgagaaaaaagaatggaaagaaaataatgcattaaattataaatttggtcGATGAGCTTTAACATCCGTGTTTATCTTGTCCTTAAACTACCAAACTTACAAACTTTAGTTCTCgatcttttaagttttatcaaaattttcataatctattaaataaaataaattaagaattaaagTTGGGATgaaacacaaaatcaaaattcaaagaccaaaaattaaacacaaaccAGCTACGAGTTTAACAACTAGATTTATAGGAGAACCAAaacacataaattaaaaaatatgaataatagattcataaactttcatcatatccaaaaccctaaacctaaaATGAGGGAACACAAACTAGACATGaccaaaactattttttcagAAGTACCAATAATAGATTTGATCACATGACCAAACTTAGAGCACATgttctttctaaaatatatcCAAAGGGTAGCCCTACCTGCGTGATTTGTTGAAGTATACTCTCTTGGGGAcctcaaataattaaattactttttccattgttttatcttttgtgtggatttttttctaaaaaaatttcacgTGAAGAAAGAAGGCCTTAGCTAAGCTCCAATAATTCAACTTGACATTGTACCCTATGTAGTAATCcaagatttcaaataaaatggCACGTGaaaagttagtttttttttctttcccaactTGTGATTATATCATTTTGGAACCTATCGTTCTTAGCATTTAGTGCTAGATGAAGACTCATTTGCCGTATATTTGAAAGGAGAGGTACGTTGACGCTCCTTGTTTCTCTCATGTTACAATCCTCTTTTGTTTGAAACctattttaattcaatccaCAAACACAATAATAGAGGATTGATATCAACCTTTCATTATGGaagatagaaattttgaaatgaatctAGCAAAAAAACATAGAAGTCAAGCACGATGTTGTGGTAGATAATGATAAGCCAATGAGAGCATAGATGGAAATACACCTAGGATGGTAACCCAATTAGTGAGTGTAGTCACCTATTTCGAAGATTAGTGTATTAGATAAAGAGTCGAGAGATTATCATTTCAATGGTAAACTCTCTCTTTAAAAACTATTGTCACacacaatatttttttggtagCCTTAAATGAAATCTCATCAATACATCAACTACTCATCTTGAGTTTTCACTTTCACCTTTAACTAATTCGACAGTACATGAAGCCAAGTAATAATACTTGGTCAGAACAAAAACTCATAAATTATAGACGAAAGCAGGCAGGGAAGCAATTCAAACTTGACTTTAAAGCACATGTAACCTGTTATATGTAAAGTAGTAATAGCGGcaaaattttagggttttagtGTTTTACACAATATAGGTTACTCTAATACCATGTCAAACAATGTAAATTTTCTATCTTATTTCACTTAGAAAGAGGGGATTTCTTAAATATGTTTggagaatataataaaataaatacaaaaaaatattaaagaaaaaggaaacaatcaattaattcATGATTCATGGTTGTTTCAAGCATTACACAATAAACACTTCAAAACactaaaattattagtaaATACAAAGAGGTTTATTCGAAACacgttaattaattaattaacttgagattaaaaactaaatagtcGACCCACACCTTTCATGCAATtgacaaaaaagaatattcaTCTAATTTTTTAGTGTCTGAATTGAtaacttttcttaaattgaagtTTCATTAACAGAGAGttcattctttatatataaaaacatacTTAAAATTggttatataaaatttttattcaacATATAATATGTAAGTGAGGAGATGGATTGTTTGAATTCTCTTATCTAATTTTATACTATTTACTAACAACTATTAGAAAGTAAaggaaatttattttcaaacccCACCATTACCTTTTATTACCTTAAGAAAGGACATAAACATATAACCCTCAAAATTAAACCTTTCACAAATCTTTTCATCCTGCACACTTCACCatggcaaaaaaaaagagaaagatatAAGGAAAAACATAACAATGATAAGTTCACACTAACAAATTAACTCTaaacaacattaattttaCTTCCCTACACCCTCAACTCTAAACCCTCCAAAACTATAATATTCCCCAAAACACAATATGAATATATACCACTTGGCCCAAAACCACCTCCTAGGGTTTTTTAGTGGCTTCTCATTCTATGGTGTTTTAGGGGTTACGTACCTTACCTTCCTGAAATATTCACgagggttttttttattaggggTTTCTCTTTCTAGGGTTTTTAGGGTAATCGGGGATAGTTCTTAACCAGCGCGGTACTGCCACAAGCCAAAGCCTTCGGCGGAATCATTCCCACCATATGAACTCCTTCGGCAAACACAACTCCCATTCCCATATGCAAATGAGGTTCAATATGGCAATGGAACGCCCAAACACCTGGGTTATCCGCCACAAATCGAATCGCCGTCCACCCATATGGGAAAATCACCACTGTGTTCCTCAACGGTGGATTTTTCAAATTCAGTTTCTTCTCATCCTCGGGGGCGTAAAATTTCCCCTCTCCATAccccaaaacccaaaaatcaTGGCCATGCAAATGCCAAGGGTGAATCTCACTCATATTGGGGTTTAACATATTAGCGTTTTGTAGAATCACATCTACCGTTTCCCCCATATTGAACTTGTAAACGCCGTTGCCCGTTGTCGTTTCAGGGTTCGGCGGTGGGTTGTTGATGTCGTAGTTCAATGGGAATGTTTCTGGTGGTGGATTTTGGTTGAAGGCAGTGTTTAGCCTCATTTTCATGGCGGCGAGGTACGGCGTTGGAGGGAGAGCTAAAGAGACATTGTTGATGGCCCATTTCATGAACCCGTTTATTCGATTTTGGGTGTTGAGGAGGAAGAGTCGGCGGTTGTATCTCACCGGTGGCTTTGGACTGCCCATGGCAGCGAAGATTCTGAATGTGAAGTTTTTGCTCCGATCAAAATCCTCCCAGTGGGGGGTTTCCGGAGGTGGAGAAATGGGTAATTTGGAGGCGGAGTTGGGGAGGTAATTGAGGAGGGTTAGTCCTGGAGGGGTTTTGGGTAGCCGTGCGCGGACGCCGATGGATACCCAGTAATTTTCCAATGGGTTTTGGTCGGTGGTAATGAGGACGGAGTATGACTCGCCGGAATAAATGTCGATGTCGGAAGTGACAAATGGTTGAACGTAGTTGCCGTCGGCTTCTACCACTAACAGTTCGTGATTCTgcagaagaagaggagaaaataattattaaaattagttttaaattcaTGGATAAACATTAAtgttgaaagttgaagatattatttagtgaaaaattaaagtttaaaaatctaaaattaaatggaaatgaacaatttgaaacttataaactaaaaaggagattagaattttttgttcataattatTCAAGTTtacttttgattatttttattttgattttcaattacTAGTTTGAAGCATGAATATGAATTATTAACATTCTAACATGCAATTATTCTAAAAAggacaaaacaaaaatgaaattttgatcCATTTCTTTCACCACTGAAAAAGGctaagattttgttttgtgtaaTTATTATGTGCATAATTAGAGAGAGATGGACCTCATTTTGTTATACCTTTGACAAggaattaaataaatcttcATACTTAACATACTATAGATTTCATTTAAGTGTAGAAAGATTTGTATTTAGTACtctacttttttattatttttctccctttccttttttgtttattattattattattattactttctttataattttcttttaaaaaactattctATATCACccaacttttataaatatttactaatataaCAAATTGATATCGATCTATCATCTAACTTAGTCTATCATAGTCCATTTTCCATAAtagataaaatatgaattttgctatattttgtaaatattttgatt
This genomic interval carries:
- the LOC101215231 gene encoding L-ascorbate oxidase translates to MAKVADKPFFPKPFLSFLVLSIIFGFGITLSEAGFPKIKHYKWDVEYMFWSPDCVENIVMGINGEFPGPTIRANAGDIVVVELTNKLHTEGVVIHWHGILQRGTPWADGTASISQCAINPGETFTYRFVVDKAGTYFYHGHLGMQRSAGLYGSLIVDPPEGRSEPFHYDEEINLLLSDWWHQSVHKQEVGLSSKPMRWIGEPQSILINGKGQFDCSIAAKYNQGLKQCELSGKEKCAPFILHVQPKKTYRIRIASTTALASLNFAIGNHELLVVEADGNYVQPFVTSDIDIYSGESYSVLITTDQNPLENYWVSIGVRARLPKTPPGLTLLNYLPNSASKLPISPPPETPHWEDFDRSKNFTFRIFAAMGSPKPPVRYNRRLFLLNTQNRINGFMKWAINNVSLALPPTPYLAAMKMRLNTAFNQNPPPETFPLNYDINNPPPNPETTTGNGVYKFNMGETVDVILQNANMLNPNMSEIHPWHLHGHDFWVLGYGEGKFYAPEDEKKLNLKNPPLRNTVVIFPYGWTAIRFVADNPGVWAFHCHIEPHLHMGMGVVFAEGVHMVGMIPPKALACGSTALVKNYPRLP